The DNA window AGGCCACCACAAAGAAGTCTCCTCACAAATTTTacccttttccctctgcagagtTTGATTCACCCTTTCCACCTTCCCACTACTCTGGGGGCTCCAGGGCGGGTGCAGGGCCCATTTTATTCCTCGGACTCGGCTCAGCTCTTGTACAATCCCCGCCAGAAAGCGAGGACCTCTAGCTGACAACAGACCTATGGCAATTCCAAACCTTGGTCAAATTCCCTACAAGGAGGTTTGAGTCACCTCTCTTGCTTTGACGGTGCTGCAGGGCAATGCCTCTGGCCAGCCTCAAAATGTGGCTCCTGGTCCCCACAGGTCCCGGGATCCGCCCTGTCTGGGCAGCTCAGAGAAATCTCTCTGCCAGGGATCACCGGGGGCATTTCCTCTGCGAGCAACTCCTAGGGGAGGGCGCTTGAGAGGGACgggattatttttcaaacagatttcagGCCTCCCCACAATGGATTTAGCAAGCCTGCTCATCCTCACGCTAACTACTTGTCCCCTTAAATCATCGATTacagcctctgctccccagtgagtttcttgatgctttttctcAATGAATTTTAGCACTACCAGGGAGAAACTACAGCCTCTTTTGTAGGGGTCACCATCCACCCCCTCTCGTTTGCTGTTGCCCTCACTGATTTTGCCAGTTCCAGATCAGCATCGCTAGAAATGGCACTTGAGAGGGACGGGATTATTGTTCAAACGCATTCGCATCCCCCCACAACGGATATTCAGATCCCTCTCCACAGAAGGGATTAATACCAAGATACCTTTTCCTGCTGCCCTCGAGCTGCTCGCTCTGCCAGTCCACTACATACCTTCATCGGGGACTTTCCCACCCGAGGAGCCTTGCGATGCATTAACGCCGCTTCTCTCTGTTGCCCGACGTCTTCCCGCAACTGCAGGATTTCTTCTCGGTGCTTGACGGGGGATCCTCGTGCAGTTAacactcctcttcctttccacgTTGCCCCACGGGCACGGACCAACCCCAAAGCGTATTTGGAGGCCATCCATCTATTTACCTTCTGAAAGCTGTCCTGATTCGATAATTCCCCTGTTACCTTTACCCCTAGAAAGGCAGCTGCATTTCCTCCCGTAGCTCTTTTCAGCTCCTTGAATCAGGAGCACCGGTGTCGCCGCTGCCCGCAGGCCCTGGCCACCCCCGGCTCACGTTATTCAATTCCTTAGAAAAGGACCCACCGGTCCCCACACGAGCAGCCCTTCCCCAGAggccttaagggccttctagagAGCCTTTACCACAAGTCCGTCACGAGGTATCCCCAGGCGACACCATCAGCCGTTCCCAGGAGGTCTCTCAGCTCCCACACGCCTCTGGGCTCGGCGGTTCGGCAGACGCTTCCCTGCGATCGCTCCCGAGTCGCTGACGTCCCAGCCGTCACCCCAGGGCTGTCTCTGTGAGCAGCACGCAGGGCGCAGGGCGCTGCAACCTCCTCGGCACGCAGGAAGGCAGGGGACCCAGGCTTGGAGACCGTCCTGCTGGGACACCGCGGGACTCGTCCTCCGCATCCACGCTGGGCTTGCTCCCATCAGCCACGgccttctcttccagcagactccataaaaaagacaaaggaaagcacttggttaattttaaaaccttaattaacatttattaacatttaaacTACGTACAGGGGAAACCATTGAAACTATGTACAGGGGAAACCATTGAAACTATGTACAGGGGAAACCAGGtttccccgctccccccccacccccatgcCCTCATCGTATGGCCTGGCGAATGAAGCTGCTCTGGACTAtgtctgccttctctctctccttcttcctgatGGGATCCACCGCAAAGCAGCGCCAGAGTCGCAGCGTTTCATCCGCAGCAGCCGAGGCCACTGTTTCGCCATCGGGGCTCAGAGCCATGCTCAAGACTCTCGCCGTGTGACCTGAAGAGGAGGTGTGCGCTCAGGGACGGGCCGCTCGGCGCACGCCCCgctccctctgcttctgccacCACGCTCACATTTACTGCGTGGGCCCCGGGAACCCCAGCAGCTCGCAGAGCTGGCCCCGCAccgggctgcagcagcaggaattcaCAGCCCAGGCGGGCATTTGCACCAACAGcgttccttcagcagcccccaGGAGGGCCTCCCTCGAGCAGCACACGCCTCTGCTCAGCAGCCCGCACCAGCCGTGCTCCAGCTCGGGCCACCGCTCCGCTCCACCCAAGGATCACATCTCCTTCAGCCGCCagcagccctccctgccccaggcaAAGGGCCCTGCCTACCTTGCAGCTCAGTGACCTTGGACATGGCTGGATACTTCCAGATCACCAGCTGATTCTTTGCGGAGCCGTGGCCCGAAATGAGCTCCTTGTAGGTGGTCGACCACACGATGGAACAGACCTGGCAGGAGGCGGCAATGCAGGGAAGACAAGCTGCTCGTGCCGATGCTCAGCACCCCGAGAGGAGCACGGCCCCCTCCTCGGCCCTGCCTCGGGGCCtcaggagccagcagctccGCTCAGGCGTCCCACCACAAGCTGTTTACATCCAAGCCGACGCTCACGTCTCACCTGGGAGCGGGCATCGATATTGCCCAGGCAGGTGCCAGAAGACACGTTCCAGAGGCGGATGCGTTTGTCGCCGCCTCCGCCTCCAGTGGCCAGAACGCTGGGCTGCCACGGACACCACGCCACAGCCTGCCAGAAGAGGGGTCAGCCTGAGGCGTGCAACGAGCACCCTGCGCGCAGGCAGTGCCGCACGGCTGCCTCGCACACAAACGCGAGCCCACAGCTGCCCCGCGCTCACCTTGACAGCACCCTGGTGCTGACGGAAGCTCTGCGCTGGAGCAAATCCTCCACGGCCCCCCTGGCTGCTCGGCCAGATGTTCACCACGTGGTCGTCACCACCACTGGCGAGGAAGCGGCCGTTTGGAGACCACTTGAGGCCACACACCTCCCGCGTGTGACCAGCAAGCGTGGCCACCTGGTGCTGAGCGACTCTGACGTCGTGGTGCTGGATGCAGCCGCTGCGAGCCCCGCTGCAGAGAGAAGGCTCACAGGGTCAGGCTGCacacagtgctgggaaaagccatCCTGGCGCTGGGGCAGGACGGCTGCACCTGCCGCAGGGTTTCACACCGGTGCTGCCGGCAGATCCGGGCTCTTGGCGTGAGCCGAGCACATCCACAAGGATCTGCACCAGCTCCGCTCCgcccttccaaccccacccacTGCTTTACCTGGACAGGATGTAGCTGTTCCAGCTGAGACACCCGACACGGGACACGTGGCTGCTCAGCGTGCGGACACGTTTCCGACGCTCCACGTCCCACAGCTAGGGAAGCAGAACAACAAGTTCTCCAGAGGGCCAGGAAACACCAGCCCCGTTGCTTTGCCCTACAAACCGCAGCGCGCAGGCTCTGCCATTCAGCCTGCTCACTCTGGGAGCAGGGAACAATTTGTATCCCCTGCCCGCAGAACGGAAGGAGAACGCCAGGGGTCAggaaccccaaacccaagctCTGCCTCACTGCCGCAGCTGCTCACTGCCGGAGGACATCTCCAGCCCACACCAGGCAAGTCGGAGCGCGTTGCATCCTTCTAGCGCCAGCCAAGCCTTCGTCCCAAggccccacagctccagcaacccctaaacagctccagctcgACTCCTGCACTCACCTGGACCTCACCGTTGCTCAAGccaacagccaggcagctgcctcCGTTACCccacgacacagacgaaacgtAATCAGCTATGTGCTCCGTCTCCATGAGGTTGATGATCTCCCCAGAGACGTGGTGCCACAGGTAGACAGTGGTGTCCAGAGCCAGCGCCAGGAGGTTTTGAGAGCTCCAGTCCAGGAGATTCAGATCTACAGTTTGGAAGAGCAATGCAATGCAGGCCACCCTGCGCTGCCCTGGAGAGCCCTGCCCTTCACCGGtgctcatcatagaatcatagaataaccaggttggaagagacccaccggatcaccgagtccaaccctATTCCACCTCCACCAGGTATgcgtgtcccccagccccagtccaAGCCACCTGCCCAGCACTCGGGACCACTGCTCCTACAAGGCTTCACCCCAGAAGTGGTCCATGCCAGCCCGAGGGCAGAAGAGACCGAAACAGCCCAGGCAGAGCTCCAGTCCCTCAGACCACGCTGGCCTAGGAACCGCACTGCGCTACACAACGATCTCAATGCCCAGCACGCGACATCGCAGCCCACTTACAATAGTCATCACGGATGTCTGGGGCATCCAGGACCCCCTCTGGCGCGCAGGGAATGTAtctgcccttcctcctgccGCACCCAGGCATCACCTCGTGCCCGCAGAGCGCTGTGACGTTGTTCTGAAAGCCTGTGTGCAGAGAAACACTTCTGTTAACCGGAGGTCCCGTTTCCTCCCAGCTAAGCCCTGCTCACCCGAGGAGAAATCCCTCCCGGGGAAAATGCAGCCCTGAGAGCAGAGCCACGCTCAGAAGAGTGCAGGGCGCTAACGGCACTGCCGGGGTGAACTGCTGAACCAGCTCTGGTAAATCAGTTCTCTGGAGCTGTCACACAGCCCCTCAGCCGCTGGACACCTAAGGATTAGGGAGAGCCCGGtgtgcacagcagctcccagaagcCGGTCGATGCCTCCAAATGCGGAGCCTCTGTGCCGCTGTTCCCCTGCCCAGGGCTCTCCAGCCGAGTCGACTCACCCAGAGCCTGTCCCTCACCTGCCGCAGGGCTCGGAGCCTTTCCACTGAGGCTCAGGATCTTTGCCTCTTCCACATCGAAGCCGTTCAGCCTCACTGCCCAGGCTTTCTGGCGCGCCTGTCAAGGCAGGTCgaacaggacaggtgaccccaaagcgACCAACGGAGGATTCCATCCCATCTACGTCACCCTCGCTTTGAAACCCAAAGACCACGAGGGTCGGCCCCCTCCTCTGTGACGGCCGCTGAGGACCTCGTCTCTCTCTTTGCCCCCGACCCTGGACCCGCGTGTTCCTGactccagttcctgagctcagctccctcctggctgtggagCCATTCCCTCGattctgctctgcaggatctgtggTGACGTTGAGTCATCGAGGGCGCGATCTCAgatatttgtgtgtatatatattaccACTCCTAATAAGATCAATAAccgttattattattattattgtaattttaattaaagctgcggttttagtttccaactcaCAAGTCtcattcctctcatttccctttccccctttccaggGGTAGGGAGTGGAGGGATTTGGGAGCGCAACTGCacggttttagctgctgaaatcagCCGGGCTGGGGCTAACCCGTGACACAGCTCCAAGGGTTTTTTCCTCAGACACCagcaagctctcctgctcacatttGAGCACAGAAGAGCGGCCAGGTCAGCGTCTCACGGCCAGCGGACACAGCCACAAGGAACCAAATGCTTCCTACAGAGATTTCAGAACCCAGCAGACACGTTCCAGAGCGGCTCCCCACGCAGACATTGTGCTGGAACAGCTCCCGCCAGCAGTGTCCCTGGGCACAGGCTCACAGCCTAGGAGCTCTGTACCCTGGGCCGATGAGGCTTTAAAACGGAGCAAAGCTGTGTTTGGCTCCCACAAGGGCCAGAGG is part of the Phaenicophaeus curvirostris isolate KB17595 chromosome 8, BPBGC_Pcur_1.0, whole genome shotgun sequence genome and encodes:
- the LOC138723318 gene encoding cell division cycle protein 20 homolog is translated as MDGLGESPSRAPKDPSWDNQDPSRDTQDPSKATSTHRTSKQPPRTPGKRGSKMQRSQTTARPDRYIPSRRALRMEVAKFLLSQEQDPALVSPTKKARQKAWAVRLNGFDVEEAKILSLSGKAPSPAAGFQNNVTALCGHEVMPGCGRRKGRYIPCAPEGVLDAPDIRDDYYLNLLDWSSQNLLALALDTTVYLWHHVSGEIINLMETEHIADYVSSVSWGNGGSCLAVGLSNGEVQLWDVERRKRVRTLSSHVSRVGCLSWNSYILSSGARSGCIQHHDVRVAQHQVATLAGHTREVCGLKWSPNGRFLASGGDDHVVNIWPSSQGGRGGFAPAQSFRQHQGAVKAVAWCPWQPSVLATGGGGGDKRIRLWNVSSGTCLGNIDARSQVCSIVWSTTYKELISGHGSAKNQLVIWKYPAMSKVTELQGHTARVLSMALSPDGETVASAAADETLRLWRCFAVDPIRKKEREKADIVQSSFIRQAIR